A section of the Desulfotignum balticum DSM 7044 genome encodes:
- the gmhB gene encoding D-glycero-beta-D-manno-heptose 1,7-bisphosphate 7-phosphatase, with protein MAAVVFLDRDGVINQDSPEYIKHPSEFHFIPGSRRAIARLNRYGFDIIVITNQSIIGRNMVTRQTLDLIFDKMHQGIAAAGGRILDIFLCPHTPDAGCDCRKPKPELIYQAKARYDIDLSRSLFVGDSVKDIQAARNAGCGKAVLVATGNGKQAFEKLTDQGEPPDYFAENLMAAAHWITHQPGHSVP; from the coding sequence ATGGCAGCCGTGGTATTTCTGGACCGGGACGGGGTGATCAATCAGGATTCGCCTGAATATATCAAGCACCCGTCTGAATTTCATTTCATTCCGGGCAGCCGCCGGGCCATTGCAAGGCTGAACCGGTATGGATTTGACATCATTGTCATCACCAATCAGTCCATTATCGGCAGAAACATGGTCACCCGGCAGACCCTGGATTTGATTTTTGATAAAATGCACCAGGGGATTGCTGCGGCCGGAGGCCGGATCCTGGATATATTTTTGTGTCCCCACACCCCGGATGCCGGATGTGACTGCCGTAAACCAAAGCCGGAATTGATATATCAGGCAAAGGCCCGGTATGACATCGATCTGTCCCGATCCCTGTTTGTGGGCGACAGTGTCAAAGATATTCAGGCGGCCCGGAACGCGGGGTGCGGCAAGGCCGTGCTGGTGGCCACGGGAAACGGCAAACAGGCATTTGAAAAATTGACCGACCAGGGCGAACCGCCGGATTATTTCGCAGAGAACCTGATGGCGGCTGCCCACTGGATCACCCACCAACCCGGGCATTCCGTCCCATGA